The following coding sequences lie in one Synechococcus sp. PCC 7336 genomic window:
- a CDS encoding DUF29 domain-containing protein, whose amino-acid sequence MLATYDTDLAAWANHTAHLLREKRWDEVDWEHLIEEVEDLGKSERSAIGSQMERVMLHLLKWEYQPQRRSDSWLDSISDGRSQIRRKIEDSPSLKNYPDQILDKEYKRACREVARQTGLDIATFPPNCPYSSDRLLGDWLLE is encoded by the coding sequence ATGTTAGCGACTTACGATACCGACCTTGCAGCATGGGCCAATCACACTGCTCATCTCCTTCGCGAGAAACGATGGGACGAAGTTGACTGGGAGCACCTGATTGAAGAGGTGGAGGATTTGGGCAAAAGTGAACGTAGTGCGATTGGTTCCCAGATGGAACGTGTCATGCTTCATTTACTGAAGTGGGAATATCAACCCCAACGTCGCTCCGATAGCTGGCTAGATTCCATTAGCGATGGTCGTTCGCAAATTCGCCGCAAAATTGAGGATAGTCCCAGCCTAAAAAACTATCCAGACCAAATTCTTGACAAGGAATATAAAAGAGCATGTCGAGAGGTAGCAAGACAAACTGGGCTGGATATTGCCACATTTCCACCCAATTGCCCTTACTCTAGCGATCGCCTTCTTGGCGATTGGCTACTTGAATGA
- a CDS encoding nitrite/sulfite reductase — MVAQNPSLTWKSVLADKISDNLAEEIDTFENQMELRKQGKLDEKVFAELRLRRGAYGQRYDNGFRNDGERSRELEFPHKDLTKGPGTLYEAPGMQRIKLPYGGLTAEQMEVMADIAEEYSDTIIHITTRQDIQLHFLSLDDAPDMHRRLAAVGITTREACGNSVRNVTACPLAGICRDESFDVTGYANELAQYFLGHPDVQDFGRKFKVAFSGCAQHPCGLTSMHDLGLIAKTKEVDGQAVQGFEMYVGGGLGAVPHLAKLFDDFVTPEELLPLSQAICRVFARLGEKANRNKARIKFLVGKLGIDEFRRLVLEERAQLPDEAEWTHWLEGISAYEEQGLPAPVAPSATPADAEEFEKWKSTNIYEQRQAGYVAVTISLPLGDITATQMRRLSDVLRRFTNDTLRTTVEQNLLIRWIHTADLPALYNALKAIDLATAGAESIVDITACPGTDTCKLGISSSRGLAGELKRRLTVKGWQYDRAVKDIRIKVSGCFNSCSQHTVAEIGFYGANRLVDRHRVPHFQLILGGTWDKNAAEYGQSVAVVPSKRVPEVVEFLVDMFLQERQGSEKFNEFVARVGKKVIRDRVQPFLAVPSYAEDKSFYTDWADNREYTLGDIGIGECAGELVTLTDFGVAAAESIHFDATVLLEETPPNGNIEQARDKAFESMLSAAQALLKIQNIDIANDADTIVREFRTYFYDTQLFFDPFAKGKFASYLFQAYENRDRPVTIDGAKQLIEEARLFIEAAHSCNARMVDDGITTPASFQRWLNEKQLQVSSS; from the coding sequence ATGGTCGCTCAAAACCCATCCTTGACGTGGAAAAGCGTCTTGGCTGACAAAATCTCCGACAATCTGGCGGAAGAAATCGATACGTTTGAAAATCAGATGGAGCTGCGCAAGCAGGGCAAGCTAGACGAGAAGGTGTTTGCCGAACTGCGCCTGCGTCGGGGGGCCTACGGCCAGCGTTACGACAATGGCTTTAGAAACGATGGCGAGCGATCGCGAGAACTGGAATTTCCCCATAAAGATCTCACCAAAGGCCCCGGCACTTTATACGAAGCACCGGGTATGCAGCGCATCAAGCTGCCCTACGGCGGTTTAACAGCCGAGCAGATGGAAGTGATGGCCGATATTGCGGAAGAGTACTCCGACACCATCATCCACATCACCACCCGTCAAGATATCCAGTTGCACTTTCTGTCGCTAGATGATGCCCCCGACATGCATCGTCGTTTGGCTGCTGTAGGTATTACTACGCGCGAAGCCTGCGGCAACTCCGTTCGCAACGTCACCGCTTGCCCGCTAGCGGGCATCTGCCGCGACGAGTCCTTCGATGTCACTGGCTATGCCAACGAGCTGGCCCAATACTTCTTGGGACACCCTGACGTGCAAGACTTCGGTCGCAAGTTTAAGGTGGCTTTCTCCGGCTGCGCCCAACACCCCTGTGGCCTCACCTCCATGCACGACCTCGGCCTAATTGCCAAGACTAAAGAAGTGGATGGGCAAGCCGTGCAAGGATTTGAAATGTATGTGGGCGGCGGCCTCGGTGCCGTGCCTCATCTAGCCAAGCTATTTGACGACTTTGTCACGCCCGAAGAACTGCTGCCCCTCTCTCAAGCCATCTGCCGCGTTTTTGCCCGCTTGGGCGAAAAAGCCAACCGCAACAAAGCCCGAATTAAGTTCTTAGTGGGGAAATTGGGCATTGACGAGTTCCGTCGCTTAGTGCTGGAAGAGCGAGCCCAGTTGCCGGACGAGGCCGAGTGGACCCATTGGTTGGAGGGAATTAGTGCCTACGAAGAGCAGGGCTTGCCCGCACCAGTGGCCCCCAGCGCAACCCCTGCAGACGCAGAGGAATTTGAGAAATGGAAGTCCACCAACATCTACGAACAGCGTCAAGCGGGTTATGTGGCCGTCACGATCTCCCTGCCATTGGGGGATATCACCGCCACCCAAATGCGTCGTCTCTCCGATGTGCTGCGCCGCTTCACCAATGACACCCTGCGCACCACCGTCGAGCAAAACCTGCTGATACGCTGGATTCACACTGCGGATCTACCGGCACTTTACAACGCTCTTAAAGCGATCGACCTAGCCACTGCCGGTGCCGAGTCAATCGTGGATATCACTGCCTGCCCCGGCACGGATACTTGCAAGTTAGGCATCTCCAGCTCGCGCGGTTTAGCAGGCGAACTCAAGCGCCGTCTGACAGTGAAGGGCTGGCAATACGATCGGGCAGTCAAAGATATCCGCATCAAGGTCAGCGGCTGCTTCAACTCCTGCAGTCAGCACACCGTCGCCGAGATTGGCTTCTATGGTGCCAATCGCCTCGTCGATCGCCACCGCGTGCCTCACTTCCAGCTCATTTTGGGGGGCACTTGGGATAAGAATGCGGCTGAATACGGTCAGTCCGTAGCAGTCGTTCCTTCCAAGCGCGTGCCCGAAGTGGTGGAATTTTTGGTGGATATGTTCCTGCAGGAACGCCAAGGCAGCGAGAAGTTCAACGAGTTTGTCGCTCGGGTGGGCAAAAAAGTGATTCGCGATCGCGTACAACCTTTCCTCGCCGTGCCCAGCTATGCCGAAGACAAGTCCTTCTACACCGACTGGGCTGACAACCGCGAATACACCTTAGGCGATATCGGCATCGGCGAATGTGCTGGCGAACTGGTCACCCTGACCGATTTCGGCGTGGCCGCAGCAGAAAGTATCCACTTCGACGCCACCGTGTTGTTGGAGGAAACTCCCCCTAACGGCAACATCGAGCAAGCCCGCGATAAAGCCTTCGAGTCCATGCTCAGTGCAGCCCAGGCATTGCTAAAGATTCAAAACATCGATATCGCCAACGACGCCGATACGATTGTGCGCGAGTTCCGCACCTACTTCTACGACACGCAACTGTTCTTCGACCCCTTTGCCAAAGGCAAATTTGCCAGCTACCTGTTTCAGGCATACGAGAACCGCGATCGGCCTGTGACGATTGACGGAGCTAAACAACTGATCGAAGAAGCTCGCCTGTTTATTGAAGCTGCCCACTCCTGCAATGCCCGCATGGTCGATGATGGCATCACCACCCCTGCAAGCTTCCAGCGGTGGCTGAACGAAAAGCAACTGCAAGTCAGCAGCAGTTAG
- a CDS encoding peptidylprolyl isomerase yields the protein MSRAIMNTEKGTITLELFDKDAPKTVKNFIDLSKKGFYDGLNFHRVIPDFMIQGGCPNGTGTGGPGYTIDCEINANKHLAGALSMAHAGRNTGGSQFFICHSPQPHLDGVHTVFGKTEDMNVVNAIGQGDRIISVEIQAGE from the coding sequence ATGTCCCGCGCCATTATGAATACGGAGAAAGGCACCATTACACTGGAGCTCTTCGATAAAGACGCCCCTAAAACTGTAAAGAATTTTATCGATCTGTCGAAAAAGGGGTTTTACGACGGCCTCAACTTCCACCGCGTGATTCCCGATTTCATGATCCAGGGGGGGTGTCCTAACGGCACGGGGACAGGCGGTCCCGGTTATACGATCGACTGCGAGATCAACGCTAACAAGCACCTAGCCGGTGCTCTCTCGATGGCCCATGCCGGTCGCAATACGGGGGGCAGCCAGTTTTTTATCTGTCATTCTCCCCAACCCCACCTCGATGGCGTTCACACCGTGTTTGGCAAAACGGAAGACATGAATGTGGTGAATGCGATTGGGCAAGGCGATCGGATTATCTCGGTTGAAATTCAAGCGGGCGAGTAA
- a CDS encoding DUF3084 domain-containing protein, translating to MLQGILFILYILVFSGVIATVGDRLGYRIGKKRLSWFNLRPRHTAIVITILTGIFISASSIGILFAINRPIAESIFTYGEQVREYREQIAVLETNIDHDRTQLVELNSQKQEALAQVQQLSQQQDRLVEERDRLQVQQLEVESQLADSNRQLAEAQQTLEAAQQQMDRALAETRQAQARVEQLQQSLQDSRAELAGLQAQRSQLEANIAALQAEESRLLGGRFVVSAWERLAIGVVEGGLPPPEIEQRLESIIAVAEERAYSLGARADDNGEIVMISRGEEEGLVEKLRPAGSWVVQIFANANSLEGEPVPVFVSVVPNSLVFSEGTVLVEADIPLGQTQLELQSTLFRLILRAGARGREAGILGSPVSGEVGQFPRDRLLQLAQSLADIEESVRVQVVVNKDTGVGGPLEVDVVSPDRDLRAELARNRLFSNRRLPPEPISLFGGTGA from the coding sequence ATGTTGCAAGGGATTCTCTTTATCCTCTATATCCTCGTATTTAGCGGGGTGATCGCTACCGTGGGCGATCGCCTCGGGTATCGCATTGGCAAAAAGCGCCTCAGTTGGTTCAATCTGCGCCCCCGCCACACCGCGATCGTCATCACTATCCTGACCGGGATTTTTATTTCGGCCTCTTCAATTGGGATTTTGTTTGCCATTAATCGTCCCATAGCCGAGAGCATCTTTACCTACGGCGAGCAGGTGCGGGAATATCGAGAGCAAATCGCAGTTTTGGAAACCAATATCGATCACGATCGCACTCAGTTGGTCGAGCTCAATAGCCAAAAGCAGGAAGCCCTGGCCCAAGTCCAACAGCTTTCTCAACAGCAAGATCGACTCGTGGAGGAGCGCGATCGCCTGCAAGTCCAACAGTTAGAAGTGGAGTCGCAATTGGCAGACTCCAACCGCCAGTTGGCCGAAGCTCAGCAGACTCTGGAAGCCGCTCAACAGCAGATGGATCGAGCGCTAGCAGAAACCCGTCAGGCCCAAGCCCGAGTGGAACAGCTACAGCAGTCACTACAGGACTCCAGGGCAGAATTGGCTGGCTTGCAGGCACAACGGAGCCAGTTAGAGGCCAATATTGCGGCCTTGCAGGCGGAAGAATCGCGCTTGTTGGGGGGGAGGTTTGTGGTATCTGCTTGGGAGAGGCTGGCCATCGGAGTGGTTGAAGGGGGCTTGCCGCCGCCAGAGATCGAACAGCGGCTAGAATCTATCATTGCGGTGGCGGAAGAACGGGCTTACAGTTTGGGGGCCAGGGCGGATGACAATGGCGAGATCGTGATGATTTCTCGCGGAGAGGAAGAGGGGCTAGTCGAAAAGCTGCGTCCGGCAGGCAGTTGGGTGGTGCAGATTTTTGCCAACGCTAATAGTCTGGAGGGAGAGCCCGTGCCCGTCTTTGTCAGCGTGGTTCCCAATAGCCTCGTGTTCAGCGAAGGAACGGTGCTGGTGGAGGCCGATATCCCTCTGGGGCAAACTCAGTTGGAGTTGCAAAGTACCTTGTTCCGCCTAATTTTGCGAGCGGGGGCGCGGGGGCGAGAAGCTGGCATTTTGGGTAGCCCCGTCAGTGGAGAGGTAGGCCAATTCCCGCGCGATCGCCTGTTGCAATTGGCTCAATCTCTCGCAGACATCGAGGAATCCGTGCGGGTGCAGGTGGTGGTAAATAAGGATACTGGCGTGGGAGGACCGTTGGAGGTGGACGTGGTTTCTCCCGATCGCGACCTCAGGGCCGAGCTCGCCCGCAATCGGCTTTTCTCCAACCGTCGCCTGCCGCCTGAGCCTATCTCTCTGTTTGGAGGCACGGGCGCATAG
- the ruvX gene encoding Holliday junction resolvase RuvX, with the protein MLIGFDPGREKCGVAIATADGTVLHREIVPSAEVETILPELCQRYGTDPISTPLDLVMGNQTTSRQWRDRLSVAFPKLAIQLVDERFSSREARERYWLLYPPRGLQRLVPKGMRLPPRPVDDIVAAILIERFLNRMGED; encoded by the coding sequence ATGCTGATTGGCTTCGATCCCGGACGGGAGAAGTGCGGAGTGGCGATCGCTACCGCTGACGGGACAGTGCTCCATCGCGAAATTGTGCCGTCCGCCGAAGTAGAAACGATCTTGCCCGAACTTTGCCAGCGCTACGGCACGGACCCGATCTCTACCCCCCTCGATCTAGTGATGGGCAATCAGACGACGTCTCGCCAGTGGCGCGATCGCCTGTCGGTGGCTTTTCCCAAACTCGCAATTCAACTGGTGGACGAGCGTTTCAGCTCTCGAGAGGCGCGCGAGCGATATTGGCTGCTCTATCCCCCTCGGGGGCTACAGCGGCTCGTGCCGAAAGGGATGCGCCTGCCCCCCCGCCCGGTGGATGATATTGTCGCTGCGATTTTGATCGAGCGGTTTTTAAATCGCATGGGAGAAGACTGA